The region GGCAGGCGTGTCGAGCCGAATCACCTCACGCGGTTCGAGCATCCCGGTCTCAAGCAACACCGTCACTAGAGCGATGACGCCGTGTCCGCACATCGTGCTGTAGCCTTCGTTGTGCATGAACAGCACGCCCAGGTCTCCGTCCGCCGTGACCGGTTCAGTCAGGATGCAGCCGTACATATCGGCGTGGCCGCGAGGCTCAAACATCAAGGCGCGGCGCAGGTGTTCGAGGTTTTCTCGAGCGTAGCGGCGCTTCGCGAGCATGGTGTCGCCGGGGATTGGTGGAATACCTCCGGTGATCACGCGCAACGGTTCGCCGGCTGCATGCGCGTCGATGGTGGTGATGCGAGTCCAATCGGATGGAGGTGTCAATGTCATAGGTAAGCGTTTCGCGCTCCAAGAATCCAAACTATGTTTGTTGCTCTTCGCCACCTCGCGCTTCGGCCTGAGAGATCATTCCTGACTCGGCCCTCCAGGCTCTCGGCGCTTATTTCTTTCAAGCAAGTCTTCGAGTATCTCTGTCCTGGGAAAGCGGAAGTTGGTTTGGGCGAGTTCGCGAAAAGAATCCGCCAAATCAAGGAGTCCTCTCTGAGCCGCCTTTTCCAGAATCGCCAAAGTGCCGAACGCAGTGAGGCCATGTCTCCGCGCCTCTTTCGTCCCCTTGCGCTCATCCATCAGTACGGCGTCAGCTCTTAGTTCATTCGCTAACGCAATCGCTTCGCGTTCGCCGGCTCCAAGTTGTCTTACCGATGTGATGA is a window of Acidobacteriota bacterium DNA encoding:
- a CDS encoding DUF3368 domain-containing protein; the protein is MIVISDTTPINYLVLIGRIDILKELFGHVIIPRAVWDEFHKPGTPDLVRTWADGSPAWLEVKEASSSFITSVRQLGAGEREAIALANELRADAVLMDERKGTKEARRHGLTAFGTLAILEKAAQRGLLDLADSFRELAQTNFRFPRTEILEDLLERNKRREPGGPSQE